One window from the genome of Pseudomonas fluorescens encodes:
- a CDS encoding aconitase X encodes MPSTPVRVKGRSLVEGAAQGALLFAEVGLSFWGGVDPASGEVIDRHHPLSGQHLAGRVLAIPSGRGSCTGSSVLMELISNGHAPAALVLAEADEILTLGVLVAQVIFQRSLPVLCVGHEAFNGLRGQGFVRLESDVLTLSGRPLDDGWQGSYAASQPPTFSTLELTEQDRALLDGSHGKAAQVAMHIVLRMAEIQGATQLLDVTQAHIDGCIYTGPASLRFAEQLVQWGAKVRVPTTLNSISVDQRRWRELGVDPALGEPASALGDAYMAMGAQLSFTCAPYLLDTAPKAGEQIVWAESNAVVYANSVLGARTQKYPDFLDICIALCGRAPLTGCHLDDPRKARLIVDVPALGKVDDSFYPLLGYHIGSLAGRRIPLIRGLEHAAPSLDDLKAFGAAFATTSAAPLFHIAGVTPEALDPADVLERDVALPQESVDATGLLASWRELNSARDNWVDVVSLGNPHFSLSEFAALATLCAGRVKHPYVVLAITCGRAVLEQARKAGYLTAIEAFGAVLVTDTCWCMLGEPVIPPHATTLMTNSGKYAHYAPGLVGRGVHFAALADCVEAACTAATRGQPPTWLQPTRTGSPTHV; translated from the coding sequence ATGCCAAGCACGCCTGTCCGTGTGAAAGGCCGCAGCCTGGTGGAGGGTGCCGCCCAGGGCGCCCTGTTGTTCGCCGAGGTGGGGCTGAGTTTCTGGGGCGGCGTCGATCCAGCCAGTGGCGAGGTCATCGACCGGCACCATCCCTTGAGTGGCCAGCACCTGGCCGGACGCGTATTGGCGATTCCCAGCGGACGCGGCTCCTGTACCGGCAGCAGCGTCTTGATGGAACTGATCAGCAATGGCCACGCCCCCGCAGCCCTGGTGCTGGCCGAAGCCGATGAAATCCTGACCCTGGGCGTGCTGGTGGCGCAGGTGATTTTCCAGCGTTCGCTGCCGGTGTTGTGCGTGGGACACGAGGCCTTCAATGGGCTGCGCGGCCAGGGTTTTGTCCGTCTGGAAAGCGATGTCCTGACATTGTCTGGCCGGCCCCTGGACGACGGCTGGCAAGGTTCGTACGCGGCGTCGCAGCCGCCCACGTTCTCAACCCTGGAACTGACCGAACAAGACCGGGCATTGCTCGACGGCAGCCATGGCAAGGCTGCCCAAGTGGCGATGCACATCGTGCTGCGCATGGCCGAGATCCAGGGCGCCACGCAATTGCTAGACGTGACCCAGGCCCACATCGACGGCTGCATCTACACCGGTCCCGCCAGCCTGCGCTTTGCCGAGCAACTGGTGCAATGGGGCGCGAAAGTTCGCGTGCCCACCACCCTCAATTCCATCTCCGTGGACCAGCGTCGCTGGCGCGAGCTGGGTGTCGACCCGGCGCTGGGCGAGCCGGCCAGTGCCTTGGGCGACGCCTACATGGCGATGGGCGCCCAGCTGAGTTTCACTTGTGCGCCCTACCTGCTGGACACCGCGCCAAAAGCCGGCGAGCAAATCGTCTGGGCCGAATCCAATGCGGTGGTCTATGCCAACAGCGTGTTGGGCGCGCGCACGCAAAAGTACCCGGACTTCCTCGACATCTGCATCGCCCTGTGCGGGCGGGCACCGTTGACCGGCTGCCATCTCGACGACCCGCGCAAGGCCCGGCTGATCGTCGACGTGCCGGCACTGGGCAAGGTCGATGACAGTTTCTATCCGCTGCTGGGCTATCACATCGGTAGTCTGGCCGGCCGGCGTATTCCGCTGATACGCGGCCTGGAACACGCCGCACCGAGCCTGGACGACCTCAAGGCCTTCGGCGCCGCGTTCGCCACCACCAGCGCCGCGCCGCTGTTCCACATCGCCGGTGTGACACCGGAAGCGCTCGACCCGGCCGATGTCCTGGAGCGCGACGTCGCGTTGCCACAGGAAAGCGTCGACGCCACAGGCCTGCTTGCCAGTTGGCGCGAACTCAACAGCGCCCGAGACAACTGGGTGGACGTGGTGTCCCTGGGCAATCCGCATTTCTCCCTCAGCGAATTCGCCGCCCTCGCGACCTTGTGCGCGGGCCGGGTCAAGCATCCCTATGTGGTGCTGGCAATCACCTGCGGTCGGGCGGTGCTGGAGCAGGCCCGCAAAGCCGGGTATCTGACCGCCATCGAGGCCTTCGGCGCGGTGCTGGTGACCGACACCTGCTGGTGCATGCTGGGTGAGCCGGTGATCCCGCCCCACGCCACCACGCTGATGACCAACTCCGGTAAATACGCCCACTACGCACCCGGCCTGGTCGGTCGCGGGGTGCACTTTGCCGCCCTCGCCGACTGCGTCGAGGCCGCGTGCACCGCCGCCACTCGCGGCCAGCCGCCCACATGGCTGCAACCCACCCGCACCGGGAGCCCGACCCATGTTTGA